Proteins encoded in a region of the Clostridium butyricum genome:
- a CDS encoding cell division FtsA domain-containing protein: MLQEIITAIDIGSKKLSATIGVKNKSNELEILLTKSCKSVGIEKGTIVDINKCREAIEKLLKELEETTERNIKNVTVGISSRKIRITEITVKVDVKDGKITQESLMEGLDKAKREFLLSEEEIIIDEIINFYIINNQVVYKDIINWKADSFEMNLTLVIGNKSEIDKYNEIFKNTKYKIDSIKSNIITGRQIFLSENKYDGEYALVDVGAGVVDISVFDDNAVIKNISSIPVGGNNISNDLAICGKFSFLEADNIKKIYSSNYKTLYKDKSVSNEIKVGTVNVPKELFFEVTNARIEEILNHIHMELKKSGHYDRICSIILYGDALSYFEDIAEIVSKIFKKKIKIIKDIDLGIKNSENITSLALVKEVYDRLILLGDNKIIPNNKKSEKENVNEDTEILHNNEDENHILNKLKSFFNKIF, encoded by the coding sequence ATGTTACAAGAGATAATAACAGCTATAGATATTGGAAGTAAAAAGTTATCTGCAACCATTGGAGTAAAAAATAAAAGTAATGAATTAGAAATATTACTTACAAAAAGCTGTAAATCGGTTGGGATAGAAAAAGGTACTATTGTAGATATTAATAAATGTAGAGAAGCAATAGAAAAATTATTAAAAGAATTAGAAGAAACGACTGAAAGAAACATAAAAAATGTAACTGTCGGAATTTCTTCAAGGAAAATAAGAATTACTGAAATAACAGTAAAAGTTGATGTGAAAGATGGAAAAATAACACAAGAATCATTAATGGAAGGATTGGATAAAGCAAAAAGAGAATTTTTACTAAGCGAAGAAGAGATTATTATTGATGAAATAATAAACTTTTATATTATAAATAATCAGGTTGTATACAAAGATATAATAAACTGGAAAGCTGATAGTTTTGAAATGAATCTGACTTTAGTAATAGGTAATAAAAGCGAAATAGATAAATACAATGAAATATTTAAAAATACTAAATATAAAATTGATTCTATAAAAAGTAATATTATTACTGGACGACAGATATTTTTAAGTGAAAATAAATATGATGGAGAATATGCACTTGTTGATGTTGGCGCAGGAGTAGTTGATATTTCAGTATTTGATGATAATGCTGTAATAAAAAATATAAGTAGCATACCTGTTGGAGGAAATAATATTTCAAATGATCTGGCTATCTGTGGTAAATTTTCGTTTTTAGAAGCAGATAATATAAAAAAGATTTATTCTAGTAATTATAAAACATTGTATAAAGATAAATCTGTTTCTAACGAAATTAAAGTAGGCACAGTAAATGTTCCAAAAGAATTATTTTTTGAAGTGACAAATGCAAGAATTGAAGAAATATTAAATCATATCCATATGGAGTTAAAAAAGTCTGGTCATTATGATAGAATTTGTAGTATAATTTTATATGGAGATGCATTAAGCTATTTTGAAGATATTGCTGAAATCGTTAGTAAGATTTTCAAGAAAAAAATAAAAATTATAAAAGATATTGATTTGGGAATAAAGAATTCAGAAAATATAACTTCATTAGCATTAGTTAAAGAAGTGTATGATAGATTAATCTTATTAGGGGATAATAAGATAATTCCTAATAATAAAAAATCAGAAAAAGAAAATGTGAATGAAGACACAGAAATTTTACACAATAATGAAGATGAAAATCACATATTAAATAAATTGAAAAGTTTCTTTAATAAGATTTTCTAA
- a CDS encoding type IV pilus twitching motility protein PilT codes for MAEIDKLLDNIDIRIVSDVHITSGLKPMVRIDGNLVNVNEEPIPHEMVEQYIKDMIPTKFNEFLTSGEIDFKYNKPGISNFRVNAFKCKGTYAICMRVIKESIPKLSDITDSMILRDFTELTDGLVLVTGPTGSGKSTTLAAMINEINTTQKKHIITLEEPIEYIHETKKSMINQREVGEDTKSYAMGLRAALRQDPDVILVGEMRDPETIEIALRAAQTGHLVFSTLHNMGAANSIYRIINSFESGHQNEVKIQLSSLLRGVVSQVLIPNSCGKGRTAAMEIMVCTPSIKNLIREGNYEQIDSFIQMGNKFGMQTIDMDLRRLVNNGVISKEEYEKWVRNNK; via the coding sequence ATGGCTGAAATTGATAAATTATTGGATAATATAGATATACGTATAGTGTCTGATGTTCATATTACATCTGGATTAAAACCAATGGTAAGAATTGATGGAAATTTGGTTAATGTTAATGAAGAGCCTATTCCTCATGAAATGGTCGAACAATATATAAAGGATATGATTCCAACTAAATTCAATGAGTTTTTGACAAGTGGCGAAATTGATTTTAAATATAATAAGCCTGGAATTAGTAATTTTAGAGTTAATGCATTTAAATGTAAAGGTACATATGCCATATGTATGAGAGTTATTAAAGAAAGTATACCAAAATTAAGTGATATTACTGATTCGATGATTTTAAGAGATTTTACAGAATTGACAGATGGACTAGTACTTGTAACAGGTCCTACTGGGTCAGGAAAAAGTACTACATTAGCTGCTATGATAAATGAAATAAATACTACACAAAAAAAGCATATTATTACTTTAGAAGAACCTATAGAATATATTCATGAAACAAAAAAATCTATGATTAATCAAAGGGAAGTTGGAGAAGATACTAAAAGTTATGCTATGGGACTTAGAGCTGCTTTAAGACAGGATCCAGATGTTATTCTTGTTGGAGAAATGAGAGATCCTGAAACAATAGAAATTGCTTTAAGAGCAGCGCAGACTGGACATCTTGTATTTTCAACTCTTCATAATATGGGAGCTGCAAATAGTATATATAGAATTATTAATTCGTTTGAGTCTGGACATCAAAATGAAGTTAAAATTCAATTATCTTCTTTATTAAGAGGTGTTGTATCACAAGTTTTAATTCCTAATTCATGTGGTAAAGGAAGAACTGCAGCAATGGAAATAATGGTATGTACACCCAGTATAAAGAACCTTATAAGAGAAGGAAATTATGAACAGATAGATAGTTTTATTCAGATGGGTAATAAATTTGGAATGCAGACAATAGATATGGATTTAAGGAGATTGGTTAATAATGGTGTTATTTCGAAAGAAGAATATGAAAAATGGGTGAGAAATAATAAATAA